Proteins encoded by one window of Hyphomicrobium nitrativorans NL23:
- a CDS encoding NnrS family protein: protein MATIDDTHTSRPLAFLSLGFRPFFLFGALYAALLVALWVPWFLGLIAVPSAFPPVAWHAHELLFGFVPAIIAGFLLTAVPNWTGRAPVAGTGLALLLFVWLLGRISIAFSGHLDPRVTAAVCVAFPLVLAAVIGREIVAARNWRNLKIVAVLCGIAIADALFHYEIFVFGRTKFAHTGALALVLMLVMIVAGRIIPLFTTNWLLQNRAVGGTLPVSFNRGDIVSMLLSGAALAAWVFLPLYDEVTWGIPAAGGMLTAAGIANLWRQVRWAPHRTFAEPLLAILHVAYAFVGIGFVLTGLGVLWDDAGFASAGLHAWTTGALATMMIAVMTRVSRGHTGRRLTAPWPTVVLYVAMLVAVVSRLIVSLAPEHTMVLLPLSGVAWVLAFGGFAILYGPMLARPRVT, encoded by the coding sequence ATGGCGACAATCGACGATACGCACACATCACGGCCGCTGGCTTTTCTCAGCCTTGGATTTCGCCCGTTCTTTTTGTTCGGGGCGCTTTACGCAGCACTTCTCGTTGCGCTTTGGGTGCCGTGGTTCCTCGGGCTTATCGCCGTGCCGAGCGCATTTCCGCCAGTGGCTTGGCATGCACACGAGCTGCTGTTCGGCTTCGTTCCGGCGATTATCGCGGGCTTTCTTCTGACGGCGGTGCCGAACTGGACGGGACGTGCGCCCGTTGCCGGAACCGGGCTTGCGCTTCTGCTTTTTGTCTGGCTTCTCGGGCGTATCTCTATCGCCTTTTCCGGGCATCTCGATCCACGCGTAACGGCTGCCGTCTGCGTGGCGTTTCCCCTGGTGCTCGCCGCTGTTATCGGCCGCGAGATCGTCGCTGCACGCAACTGGCGCAATCTCAAGATCGTTGCCGTTCTCTGTGGGATCGCGATTGCGGATGCGCTCTTTCACTATGAGATCTTCGTGTTCGGGCGAACGAAGTTTGCCCATACGGGTGCGCTCGCGTTGGTGCTGATGCTGGTCATGATCGTTGCCGGGCGCATCATCCCATTGTTCACGACGAACTGGCTGCTGCAGAACCGGGCCGTTGGCGGGACCTTGCCGGTCTCGTTCAATCGCGGGGATATCGTGTCGATGCTGCTCAGCGGGGCGGCGTTGGCTGCGTGGGTTTTTCTTCCGCTTTACGATGAGGTGACGTGGGGTATCCCGGCCGCCGGCGGCATGCTCACGGCGGCGGGGATCGCGAATCTTTGGCGCCAGGTGCGTTGGGCGCCTCATAGGACGTTTGCGGAGCCGCTGCTTGCGATCCTGCACGTGGCTTACGCGTTCGTTGGGATCGGGTTCGTTCTTACGGGACTGGGTGTGCTGTGGGACGATGCCGGATTTGCGAGCGCTGGCCTCCATGCGTGGACGACGGGCGCGCTCGCCACGATGATGATCGCAGTCATGACGCGCGTTTCCCGCGGGCATACCGGGCGCCGCCTGACTGCGCCTTGGCCGACGGTCGTTCTCTACGTAGCGATGCTTGTGGCCGTGGTCTCGCGTCTCATCGTCAGCCTCGCACCCGAGCACACGATGGTGCTGCTGCCGCTTTCCGGAGTGGCGTGGGTGCTCGCGTTCGGAGGCTTCGCCATTCTCTATGGGCCGATGCTCGCGCGGCCGCGGGTCACTTGA
- a CDS encoding porin: MERTKSERKTRRRLTAAAVGLAVAAISPAAAADLGTQCCADLESRIAELEATTARKGNRKVSLSITGYIAQEITVWDDGVERNAYIHGMGPTQASNIRFLGKAQIAPGWNAGYLMRIQDLTGNAFAGGAGAIDQNNAGRNDNLNIQMSLWYLQSDSLGKLSVGRQAHAAKSAAMFTDLSGTQVIDNYTFLAGFPQFRLRDANGALSNLTWGQLGFCYTQGVPLGGDCNGIVMNGVRYDTPTFGGFSFSASWGDDDFWEVAARYAGEMAGFKMAFGIGYTEMRDEVTTGAIAVLTSKQSDFFQTGGYVQHVGTGLFLHGAYGREFNNDTVLANGRTQLDSEQWYVKAGLRRNWTGLGATILYGTYGAYLDQLGPAALAAGATSSTLERFGGGIAQEFDAAATTVYLKYQRYEAEVDGIAEDFKSADFISVGALVNF; this comes from the coding sequence ATGGAGCGGACGAAATCGGAACGTAAAACACGACGGCGCCTCACGGCTGCCGCCGTTGGGCTCGCGGTCGCGGCGATTTCCCCCGCTGCGGCCGCGGACCTCGGCACTCAGTGCTGCGCGGACCTGGAATCGCGCATCGCAGAGCTCGAAGCGACAACCGCGCGCAAAGGCAACCGCAAGGTCTCGCTCTCGATCACCGGCTACATCGCCCAGGAGATCACCGTCTGGGACGACGGCGTCGAACGCAACGCCTACATCCATGGGATGGGCCCCACGCAAGCCTCAAACATCCGTTTCCTGGGCAAGGCCCAAATCGCGCCCGGCTGGAACGCCGGCTACCTCATGCGCATCCAGGACCTCACGGGGAACGCGTTTGCGGGCGGCGCGGGTGCCATCGACCAGAACAACGCGGGCCGCAACGACAACCTCAACATCCAGATGTCGCTCTGGTATCTGCAGAGCGACAGTCTCGGCAAGCTCAGCGTCGGCCGCCAGGCCCATGCCGCAAAGAGCGCGGCGATGTTCACCGACCTTTCGGGCACCCAGGTCATCGACAATTACACCTTCCTTGCAGGCTTCCCGCAGTTCCGCCTGAGGGATGCGAACGGCGCGCTTTCGAACCTCACATGGGGCCAGCTCGGCTTCTGCTACACGCAGGGCGTTCCCCTCGGCGGGGATTGCAACGGCATCGTCATGAACGGCGTGCGCTACGACACGCCAACGTTCGGCGGGTTCTCTTTCTCGGCATCATGGGGCGACGACGACTTCTGGGAAGTCGCGGCGCGTTACGCGGGCGAAATGGCCGGCTTCAAGATGGCCTTCGGCATCGGCTATACGGAAATGCGCGACGAGGTCACAACCGGCGCGATCGCAGTCCTGACGTCGAAGCAATCGGACTTCTTCCAAACCGGCGGCTACGTACAGCATGTCGGCACGGGGCTTTTCCTGCACGGCGCCTACGGACGCGAGTTTAACAACGACACGGTTCTCGCCAACGGACGCACCCAGCTCGACAGCGAGCAATGGTACGTGAAGGCGGGCCTTCGACGGAATTGGACCGGCCTCGGCGCGACGATCCTCTACGGCACGTACGGAGCGTACCTGGACCAGCTCGGCCCGGCAGCCTTGGCCGCGGGGGCGACATCGTCCACGCTCGAACGCTTCGGCGGCGGCATCGCGCAGGAATTCGATGCGGCAGCGACGACGGTTTACCTCAAATATCAGCGTTACGAGGCCGAGGTGGACGGCATCGCGGAAGACTTCAAGTCCGCCGATTTCATCAGCGTTGGCGCACTCGTCAATTTCTGA
- a CDS encoding beta-ketoacyl-ACP synthase: MSTVTHDSKGRPRIAVTGLGVVTSLGRGKADNWEALTAGRSGIKSIARFPTDDLRTAFAGTVDDTDFGPFSSAAALTAAMATAAGEEAVAQAGLGHDRTFPGPLYLATPPAEIEWPDRRAIYDAPAGASGNGYKRLLAAARSADWPELHSLCQFASVAERLAVTFGTRGLPVSVSTACASGATAIQLGVEAIRRGDTEAALCIGTDSSVQIEALIRFSLLSALSTRNDAPAAASRPFSKDRDGFVMAEGAGALVLESYEAALARGAEILGVVLGCGEKADDYHRTRSKPDGTAIIGAIRAAIEDAGVAPESIGYVNAHGTSTPENDRMEYLALRDVLGGHLDATPVSSNKSMIGHTLSASGAIEAVVSLLTIRNGVLPPTINYTNPDPEIPLDVVANVARPARVRTVLSNSFGFGGQNVSLVLGAP, from the coding sequence ATGAGCACCGTCACACACGACAGCAAAGGCCGCCCCCGCATCGCCGTGACAGGTCTTGGCGTCGTCACCTCGCTCGGCCGCGGCAAAGCCGACAACTGGGAAGCGCTCACCGCCGGCCGCTCCGGAATAAAGTCGATCGCGCGCTTTCCGACCGACGATCTGCGCACCGCATTTGCGGGAACAGTGGACGATACTGATTTCGGCCCCTTCTCCTCGGCTGCGGCCCTCACAGCCGCAATGGCGACGGCAGCAGGCGAAGAAGCTGTCGCCCAAGCCGGGCTCGGTCACGACCGCACATTTCCGGGGCCCCTCTACCTCGCCACTCCGCCTGCCGAAATCGAATGGCCGGACAGGCGCGCGATCTACGACGCACCAGCAGGAGCAAGCGGCAACGGCTACAAGCGCCTGCTCGCGGCCGCACGCAGCGCGGATTGGCCGGAACTGCACTCCCTTTGTCAGTTCGCGAGCGTCGCCGAACGGCTGGCGGTCACCTTCGGAACACGGGGACTTCCGGTTTCCGTCTCCACCGCATGCGCGTCCGGAGCGACCGCAATTCAACTCGGCGTCGAAGCGATTCGCCGCGGCGATACCGAGGCCGCTCTCTGCATCGGAACCGACAGCTCCGTCCAGATCGAGGCCCTGATCCGCTTCTCTCTGCTCTCGGCGCTTTCAACGCGAAACGATGCGCCTGCTGCGGCATCAAGACCGTTTTCCAAGGATCGCGACGGCTTCGTGATGGCGGAAGGCGCGGGCGCTCTCGTCCTCGAATCCTACGAGGCCGCCCTCGCGCGCGGCGCCGAGATTCTCGGCGTCGTGCTCGGCTGCGGAGAGAAGGCCGACGACTATCACCGCACACGCTCAAAACCCGACGGCACCGCCATCATCGGCGCAATTCGCGCCGCCATAGAGGATGCGGGCGTAGCGCCGGAAAGCATCGGCTACGTCAACGCCCACGGCACCAGCACGCCCGAAAACGACAGGATGGAATACTTGGCTCTCCGTGATGTGCTCGGCGGGCACCTGGACGCCACGCCGGTGAGTTCCAACAAGTCGATGATCGGGCACACGCTCTCCGCATCGGGCGCCATCGAAGCCGTGGTCTCGCTATTGACGATCCGGAACGGGGTGCTGCCGCCCACAATCAACTACACGAACCCCGACCCCGAGATCCCGCTCGACGTGGTGGCCAATGTCGCGCGTCCCGCACGCGTTCGAACCGTGCTCTCCAACTCGTTCGGCTTCGGCGGGCAAAATGTCTCGCTTGTGCTGGGAGCGCCTTGA